One segment of Archangium lipolyticum DNA contains the following:
- a CDS encoding MFS transporter — MAHAPETVSYSSGRGRGVLLASALGSSMAFLDSTAVNVALHSLGEELGTGLSGLQWTVDAYLLALGALVLTGGALGDAFGQRRIFLTGLGAFVVTSGLCGIATSVGLLAAARAAQGLGAALLVPTSLALLRTSFSEKDRDRAVAAWAGLSGVSTAVGPLLGGWLIEVWSWRAVFFLNMPLALLAAWAGRRFVPAIAPGRPVRELDGGGALSVTLGLGGIVFALIEGPVQGWSTLSVTSGLGGVLALGLFVLLQARGGHPMLPLGLFRSRAFRGANLTTLAVYFALGGATFFIVLALQQEVGYSPLEAGASLLPITVLMLLLSPLVGGLAQRLGSRVLMLIGPLVCAVGLALFTRIERGGSYVDSVLPGAVGLGLGLALTVGPLTATVLASVAGSQAGIASGFNNAVARIAGLLAVALLPGVCGLTGRVGAGFLAGVHRALWLSAALCAVGGVCAWVLVPGGKHGDASRPR; from the coding sequence ATGGCCCACGCCCCGGAGACCGTCAGCTATTCGAGTGGCCGCGGCCGCGGCGTGCTGCTCGCCAGCGCGCTGGGCAGCAGCATGGCGTTCCTCGACTCCACCGCCGTCAACGTCGCCCTCCATTCACTCGGCGAGGAGCTGGGCACCGGACTGTCCGGCCTGCAGTGGACCGTGGATGCCTACCTGCTCGCCCTGGGTGCGCTCGTCCTCACCGGAGGCGCGCTCGGGGATGCCTTCGGCCAGCGGCGCATCTTCCTCACCGGACTCGGCGCCTTCGTCGTCACCTCGGGGCTGTGTGGAATCGCCACCAGCGTGGGCTTGCTCGCCGCCGCTCGCGCCGCCCAGGGCCTTGGCGCCGCGCTCCTCGTCCCCACCAGCCTCGCCCTCCTGCGCACATCCTTCTCCGAGAAGGACCGGGACCGCGCCGTCGCGGCCTGGGCCGGACTCTCCGGTGTCAGCACCGCCGTGGGGCCCCTCCTGGGAGGATGGCTCATCGAGGTCTGGTCGTGGCGCGCCGTCTTCTTCCTCAACATGCCCCTGGCCCTGCTCGCCGCCTGGGCCGGCCGCCGCTTCGTCCCCGCCATCGCGCCTGGCCGCCCGGTGCGCGAGCTCGATGGCGGAGGTGCCCTGAGTGTCACGCTCGGGCTCGGGGGCATTGTCTTCGCCCTCATCGAGGGCCCCGTGCAGGGGTGGTCCACCCTGTCCGTCACCTCCGGCCTCGGGGGAGTCCTCGCGCTCGGGCTCTTCGTCCTGCTCCAGGCGCGCGGGGGGCATCCCATGCTGCCCCTCGGCCTCTTCCGCTCCCGCGCCTTCCGCGGCGCCAACCTCACCACCCTCGCCGTCTACTTCGCGCTCGGCGGCGCCACCTTCTTCATCGTGCTCGCGCTCCAGCAGGAGGTGGGCTACTCGCCCCTGGAGGCCGGCGCCTCGCTGCTCCCCATCACGGTGCTGATGCTCCTGCTCTCCCCTCTCGTGGGCGGGCTCGCGCAGCGGCTCGGCTCGCGCGTGCTCATGCTCATCGGGCCGCTCGTCTGCGCGGTGGGGCTCGCCCTGTTCACCCGCATCGAGCGCGGTGGGAGCTACGTGGACTCCGTCCTCCCGGGCGCGGTGGGACTGGGGCTGGGGCTCGCACTCACCGTCGGGCCGCTCACCGCCACCGTGCTCGCCAGTGTCGCCGGGAGCCAGGCGGGCATCGCCTCGGGGTTCAACAACGCGGTGGCGCGCATCGCGGGATTACTGGCCGTGGCACTGCTCCCCGGGGTGTGCGGGCTCACAGGCCGTGTCGGGGCGGGCTTCCTCGCG
- a CDS encoding Imm52 family immunity protein, which produces MPERDGNPSWGCRLNIHGRFHAEAFFSLLASCDPSLTHWFKKGRTLEEALTHRFEPNAASLAKVFNQQAREEGRFATDGFSLSGWNGATHEVQVEPVEDKGTPTPPMWRWPSMSPNALPGPVSSPHFAPGGNDALHRLGHGQGSPCSRRPAIPSAAR; this is translated from the coding sequence ATGCCGGAGCGAGATGGTAATCCCAGTTGGGGTTGTAGGCTGAATATTCATGGGCGATTTCATGCGGAAGCCTTCTTCAGCCTGCTCGCTTCATGCGACCCGAGCCTCACTCATTGGTTCAAGAAGGGCCGAACCCTCGAGGAAGCGCTGACGCACCGCTTCGAACCCAATGCGGCGAGTCTCGCGAAGGTATTCAACCAGCAAGCGCGGGAAGAAGGACGCTTCGCCACGGATGGTTTCTCGCTGAGCGGATGGAATGGAGCAACTCACGAAGTTCAGGTCGAGCCCGTCGAGGACAAGGGGACTCCAACCCCGCCCATGTGGCGTTGGCCCTCGATGTCTCCGAACGCCTTGCCCGGGCCGGTCTCCTCACCCCACTTCGCCCCTGGTGGGAATGATGCCCTTCATCGACTCGGCCACGGGCAGGGGTCTCCTTGTTCGAGGAGGCCCGCTATCCCGTCTGCTGCGCGTTGA
- a CDS encoding MEDS domain-containing protein → MLEQLRPSGLSAVGSLPWGAHFCQFYDAQEDLVDSLVPFFKAGLDSNEKCLWVTSEPLPAQDARTALRQAVPDIAERERRNQIEIIDHHDWYKATGKTDPDSTLRGWVEREERARADGFAGLRLTGNTYWVERSDWNGFVDYEARVSKVFQSRHIIGLCSYCLGRCQPHDILDVVTNHQFALTRRAGDWQMIESAALSMAKDELHRLNAELEHRVLERTAALEQAVRSRDEFLSVASHELKTPITSLQLYVQGMVRAQTKGTLTAEQLNARLNRVQVQCGRLERLINNLLDVSRADAKAPALQRESFDMSELVADTTERFAEEFARAGCQVTVEAREPVVGCWDRMRLEQAVTNLLQNAVRYAPGAPVHVRVQSEGPWVRIVVRDEGPGIAEKDHARIFERFAQVESERFAGGFGLGLWIVKQVAEAHEGSVTLVSRPGAGATFTLMLPCD, encoded by the coding sequence ATGCTCGAACAACTTCGACCCAGTGGACTCTCGGCCGTGGGCTCCCTGCCCTGGGGAGCGCATTTCTGCCAGTTCTACGACGCGCAGGAGGACCTCGTGGACTCGCTCGTGCCGTTCTTCAAGGCGGGCCTCGACAGCAATGAGAAGTGCCTGTGGGTCACCTCGGAGCCGCTTCCCGCCCAGGACGCTCGGACGGCCCTTCGCCAGGCGGTCCCGGACATCGCCGAGCGCGAGCGGCGCAATCAGATTGAGATCATCGACCATCACGACTGGTACAAGGCGACGGGGAAGACCGACCCGGACTCCACCTTGCGAGGATGGGTGGAGCGGGAGGAGCGGGCCCGGGCGGATGGGTTCGCCGGGCTGCGGCTGACGGGCAACACCTACTGGGTCGAGCGCTCGGATTGGAACGGCTTCGTCGATTACGAGGCGCGCGTCTCGAAGGTCTTCCAGAGCCGTCACATCATCGGTCTCTGCAGCTATTGCCTGGGGCGGTGCCAGCCCCATGACATCCTGGACGTGGTCACCAACCACCAGTTCGCCCTCACGCGCAGGGCGGGCGACTGGCAGATGATCGAAAGCGCCGCGCTGAGCATGGCGAAGGATGAGCTGCACCGCCTCAACGCGGAGCTCGAGCACCGGGTACTCGAACGGACCGCGGCGCTGGAGCAGGCGGTGCGCTCGCGGGATGAGTTCCTCTCCGTCGCGTCACACGAGCTGAAGACCCCCATCACCTCGCTCCAGCTCTATGTGCAGGGGATGGTTCGCGCCCAGACGAAGGGAACGCTGACGGCGGAGCAGCTCAACGCCCGGTTGAACCGGGTGCAGGTGCAGTGCGGCCGGCTCGAGCGGCTCATCAACAACCTGCTCGATGTCTCCCGAGCCGATGCCAAGGCACCGGCGCTCCAGCGGGAGTCCTTCGACATGTCGGAGCTCGTGGCGGATACGACGGAGCGCTTCGCGGAAGAGTTCGCACGTGCGGGTTGCCAGGTCACGGTCGAGGCCCGTGAACCCGTCGTGGGCTGCTGGGACAGGATGCGGCTGGAGCAGGCGGTCACCAACCTGCTGCAGAACGCGGTCCGCTATGCCCCGGGCGCTCCCGTCCACGTCCGGGTCCAGAGCGAAGGCCCCTGGGTGCGGATCGTCGTCCGGGACGAGGGCCCGGGCATCGCCGAGAAGGACCACGCTCGAATCTTCGAGCGCTTCGCCCAGGTGGAAAGCGAGCGGTTCGCGGGCGGCTTCGGCCTGGGTCTCTGGATCGTGAAGCAGGTGGCCGAGGCCCACGAGGGCAGCGTGACGCTCGTCAGCCGTCCCGGCGCGGGCGCGACGTTCACCCTCATGCTGCCCTGTGACTGA
- a CDS encoding DUF2381 family protein, producing MLLTLSLAAPAAAQTQPPAREQQQRQVLLPSNPNEAVPEARVAVGVATYLRFDAPLDRASVEVEGRPARFRWVEVGERLIAVEPSVDLDAEEKLVVRVRYRDGASPTVATLVLVTHPTLVDKEVEVVRRPRTVEALEAALAEKEKALAALQATSGPAGLVFSGRLNLEGVQARLMVNVPTGTQSGLKVQGGEGYRAGTWALAVVRVRNLPGQKPWAPGQARLTRPNGTPVKVRSVDMDRALLGSGEEGLVVLETEAPFWDAGEILRLELLDKSGTRRLSLPEVKL from the coding sequence ATGCTCCTCACCCTGTCCCTGGCGGCGCCGGCGGCAGCGCAGACTCAGCCTCCCGCTCGCGAGCAGCAGCAACGCCAGGTCCTCCTCCCCAGCAACCCCAATGAGGCGGTTCCCGAGGCGCGGGTGGCGGTGGGCGTGGCCACCTACCTGCGCTTTGACGCCCCCCTCGACAGGGCCTCGGTGGAGGTGGAGGGGCGGCCGGCGCGTTTCCGGTGGGTGGAGGTGGGCGAGCGCCTCATCGCCGTGGAGCCCTCCGTCGATCTGGACGCCGAGGAGAAGCTGGTGGTGCGGGTGCGCTACCGGGACGGAGCCTCCCCCACGGTGGCCACGCTCGTGCTCGTCACCCACCCCACGCTGGTGGACAAGGAGGTGGAGGTGGTGCGCCGCCCGCGCACGGTGGAGGCGTTGGAAGCAGCCCTGGCGGAGAAGGAGAAGGCCCTGGCGGCGTTGCAGGCCACGAGTGGGCCTGCCGGGCTCGTCTTCTCCGGGCGGCTCAACCTCGAGGGCGTACAGGCCCGGCTCATGGTGAATGTGCCCACTGGCACCCAGAGTGGGCTGAAGGTGCAAGGGGGAGAGGGGTATCGCGCCGGTACCTGGGCGCTTGCCGTCGTCCGCGTGCGCAACCTCCCGGGGCAGAAGCCCTGGGCGCCGGGGCAGGCGCGACTCACCCGGCCAAACGGCACGCCCGTGAAGGTGCGCTCCGTGGACATGGACAGGGCGCTGCTTGGGTCCGGCGAGGAGGGCCTCGTAGTGCTGGAGACGGAGGCCCCCTTCTGGGATGCGGGTGAGATCCTCCGCCTGGAGTTGCTGGACAAGAGCGGCACCCGGCGTCTCTCCCTCCCCGAAGTGAAGCTGTAG
- a CDS encoding serine/threonine protein kinase, with product MTAEVLHPDHLQPGHMVGPWRIVQVLGRGGSSRVFMVERDNKPYSLKMGLLPLSEAREELSEEEYVEEMSAYRRLAREAAALFTYASHPNLLRLHAVDCWPNPSNGYPFLVTDYVDGDNWHEWRWHNPPHAARLVDTFSSVVRTVGVLHQRGVYHRDLKAENLLIRRQDGRPFLIDFGTVRLPGALTRTMGVPEGVMHLLPPELLAYTRTEAWKKGVPFHGGAAADLYALGVLLFQALTDLHPFSPELPDEQLVAAIATVIPAPPHLLNPLAPRALSDIALRLLEKKPEDRYPSTGALLLALEQAAEQERRSPAWKVPLFESEPRPVGPTPPKEVAPPPPAQPPETAGAAPEEAPQPQEAPPAAPARPRRARWPRVLLAGLTVVGLVLWLARSTLAPLPEALPPRSGPAEKGSPPVSTTHPATSSSFLAAWLCAALGLGCPAVQVKPPEPEDCPREAAEAMAELKLRRGSRLQAVVDVNQPGDISEAGVYQDGPVTGRLTVGDGNLPVGTLLHGRLWTGPGIYYDGEEPAVMGRYTLAVLPDGRKYPVCIVLGDWDGRVPKHEGSKEGATVLNRELPVSAVQRWP from the coding sequence ATGACGGCGGAAGTCCTTCACCCCGATCATCTCCAACCCGGCCACATGGTGGGTCCCTGGCGCATCGTCCAGGTGCTGGGACGTGGCGGCTCCTCCCGCGTCTTCATGGTGGAGCGCGACAACAAGCCCTACTCCTTGAAGATGGGGCTCCTGCCGCTCTCCGAGGCCCGGGAAGAGCTTTCGGAAGAGGAGTACGTGGAGGAGATGAGCGCCTACCGGCGGCTGGCACGCGAGGCGGCGGCCCTCTTCACCTATGCCTCCCACCCCAACCTGCTGCGCCTGCACGCGGTGGACTGCTGGCCCAACCCCAGCAATGGCTATCCCTTCCTCGTCACCGACTACGTGGACGGGGACAACTGGCATGAGTGGCGCTGGCACAACCCTCCTCATGCCGCCAGGCTGGTGGACACCTTCTCCAGCGTGGTGCGCACCGTGGGCGTGCTGCACCAGCGCGGCGTGTACCACCGAGACCTGAAGGCGGAGAACCTCCTCATCCGTCGGCAGGACGGCCGCCCCTTCCTCATCGACTTCGGCACCGTGCGTCTGCCGGGAGCCCTCACCAGAACCATGGGCGTACCCGAGGGTGTCATGCACCTGCTGCCGCCCGAGCTCCTGGCCTACACACGCACCGAGGCGTGGAAGAAGGGCGTGCCCTTCCACGGGGGCGCTGCCGCCGACCTGTACGCCCTGGGGGTGCTGCTCTTCCAGGCCCTCACGGACCTGCACCCCTTCAGCCCGGAGCTGCCGGACGAGCAGCTGGTGGCCGCCATCGCCACCGTCATCCCAGCTCCACCCCACCTCCTCAACCCCCTGGCGCCGCGCGCTCTCAGCGACATCGCCCTGCGGTTGCTGGAGAAGAAGCCGGAGGACCGGTACCCCAGCACCGGGGCGCTGCTGCTGGCGTTGGAGCAGGCAGCCGAGCAGGAGAGACGCTCCCCCGCCTGGAAGGTGCCGCTCTTCGAGTCCGAGCCGCGCCCGGTAGGGCCAACGCCTCCGAAAGAGGTGGCGCCGCCGCCGCCGGCCCAGCCTCCCGAAACGGCGGGCGCGGCCCCGGAGGAGGCTCCCCAGCCGCAGGAGGCCCCTCCGGCTGCGCCTGCTCGTCCCCGGCGCGCAAGGTGGCCCCGGGTGCTGCTCGCGGGCCTGACTGTGGTCGGCCTTGTCTTGTGGCTGGCACGCTCCACACTCGCGCCCCTACCCGAGGCGCTCCCGCCTCGGTCTGGCCCTGCCGAGAAAGGAAGCCCGCCCGTGTCCACCACTCACCCCGCCACCTCCTCGAGTTTCCTCGCCGCCTGGCTGTGCGCTGCCCTCGGCCTCGGCTGCCCCGCCGTCCAGGTAAAGCCCCCAGAGCCCGAGGACTGCCCCAGGGAGGCGGCCGAGGCCATGGCGGAGCTGAAGCTTCGGAGGGGCAGCCGTCTTCAGGCTGTCGTGGACGTCAACCAGCCCGGCGATATCAGCGAGGCGGGCGTCTACCAGGACGGACCCGTTACCGGACGCCTCACGGTGGGAGACGGCAATCTGCCCGTGGGGACGCTGCTCCACGGCCGCCTCTGGACGGGCCCCGGCATCTACTATGACGGCGAGGAACCAGCCGTCATGGGCCGCTACACGCTGGCCGTGCTGCCCGACGGGCGGAAGTACCCCGTGTGCATCGTGCTGGGCGACTGGGACGGGCGGGTGCCCAAGCATGAGGGTTCCAAAGAGGGGGCCACCGTGCTGAATCGCGAGTTGCCGGTGAGCGCCGTCCAGCGCTGGCCGTGA
- a CDS encoding thrombospondin type 3 repeat-containing protein, with translation MSLKRLFSSPPWTLALLGTMTLMVPAAASAHTTEICWRDSGGVTTFYAGTYHTETTQPTGKIILDEFGYPFSGLIQASQLPADVQCWKCPNNTQPVAFYQTFTSAFSSSSHAITFDATTAIQAPYCSFPALTFGGGSCADADFDGTCNEVDSCPLDAANDGDQDGKCANVDNCPNDYNPAQTDANGNGQGDVCEGIVCGNGIVQGSEQCDDGNKAGGDGCSAICTLESLDADNDGIPDTNDNCKAVANADQANNDGDATGDACDADDDNDSVVDTSDNCALLSNVDQADNDADHQGDICDNDDDNDGVADGHDNCAVTSNSSQSDIDSDGQGDVCDGDDDSDGLLDAADNCPSTPNDQADLDGDGAGDACDADDDNDGTPDTTDNCSTVPNDQSDLDTDSLGDACDADDDNDAIADSSDNCARMANTDQSNLDGDAQGDVCDADDDNDTLLDASDNCPVLSNKDQLNTDDDGQGNACDSDDDNDTVGDASDNCALVENADQANTDNDSLGDVCDPDLDGDTVQNALDNCAAVANADQWDMDFDGQGDVCDGDMDGDGVSNRSDNCTTTTNATQNDLDRDGQGDVCDADMDGDTVDNGNDNCAVIVNADQANNDSDGQGDVCDADDDNDGVSDAGDNCSFVANSSQSNFDGDTQGDTCDADDDNDGVGDTADICAVTVLGSPFIDPATGCSLAQLCPCAGPRGSSVAWKNHGQYVSCVAQSSQSLVKLALMTEAQKSEATSTAGQSSCGGR, from the coding sequence ATGTCCCTGAAACGACTCTTTTCATCCCCCCCTTGGACCCTCGCGCTGCTCGGCACCATGACGCTGATGGTCCCGGCTGCCGCGAGCGCGCACACGACGGAGATCTGCTGGCGCGACTCGGGTGGTGTGACGACGTTCTACGCGGGGACCTACCACACCGAGACCACGCAGCCGACTGGCAAGATCATCCTTGATGAATTTGGCTATCCCTTCTCTGGCCTCATCCAGGCGTCGCAGCTGCCCGCCGATGTGCAGTGTTGGAAGTGCCCGAACAACACGCAGCCAGTGGCCTTCTACCAGACCTTCACGAGCGCCTTCTCATCCTCGTCCCACGCAATCACTTTCGATGCGACAACGGCCATCCAGGCCCCGTATTGCAGCTTTCCCGCCCTGACCTTTGGCGGTGGCTCCTGTGCGGACGCCGACTTCGACGGCACCTGCAATGAAGTCGACTCGTGCCCCCTGGACGCCGCCAATGACGGTGACCAGGACGGCAAATGCGCCAACGTCGACAATTGCCCGAACGACTACAACCCGGCGCAGACCGACGCGAACGGCAACGGCCAGGGCGACGTCTGTGAAGGGATCGTGTGCGGCAACGGAATCGTGCAGGGAAGCGAGCAGTGCGATGACGGCAACAAGGCGGGCGGCGATGGCTGCTCGGCCATCTGCACGCTCGAGTCCCTTGACGCGGACAACGACGGCATCCCGGACACGAATGACAACTGCAAGGCCGTGGCCAACGCCGATCAGGCCAACAACGACGGCGATGCCACCGGCGATGCCTGCGACGCCGACGACGACAATGACTCCGTCGTGGATACGAGCGACAACTGCGCGCTGCTCTCGAACGTCGATCAGGCCGACAACGACGCCGACCACCAGGGCGACATCTGTGACAACGACGACGACAACGACGGCGTGGCGGACGGCCATGACAATTGCGCCGTGACCTCCAACAGCAGCCAGTCCGACATCGACTCCGATGGCCAGGGTGACGTCTGCGACGGCGACGACGACAGCGATGGCCTGCTCGATGCCGCGGACAACTGCCCCAGCACCCCGAATGACCAGGCGGACCTGGATGGCGATGGCGCGGGCGACGCCTGCGACGCCGACGACGACAACGACGGCACCCCGGACACCACGGACAACTGCTCGACGGTCCCCAACGACCAGTCGGACCTGGACACCGACAGCCTCGGCGATGCGTGCGATGCGGACGATGACAACGACGCCATCGCCGACAGCAGCGACAACTGCGCTCGCATGGCCAACACCGACCAGTCCAACCTGGACGGTGACGCCCAGGGCGATGTGTGCGACGCCGACGATGACAATGACACGCTCCTCGACGCCTCGGACAATTGCCCCGTGCTGTCCAACAAGGACCAGCTCAACACGGACGATGACGGACAGGGCAATGCCTGCGACTCGGACGATGACAACGACACCGTGGGCGATGCTTCCGACAACTGCGCCCTGGTGGAAAATGCCGACCAGGCCAACACCGACAACGATTCGCTCGGCGACGTGTGCGACCCGGATCTCGATGGCGATACCGTGCAGAACGCGCTCGACAACTGCGCGGCGGTGGCCAACGCGGATCAGTGGGACATGGATTTCGACGGGCAGGGCGATGTCTGCGACGGCGACATGGACGGTGACGGCGTGTCGAACCGCTCCGACAACTGCACCACCACCACCAATGCGACCCAGAACGACCTCGACCGGGACGGTCAGGGAGACGTGTGTGATGCCGACATGGATGGTGACACCGTGGACAACGGCAATGACAACTGCGCGGTCATCGTCAATGCCGACCAGGCCAACAACGACAGCGACGGTCAGGGCGATGTCTGCGACGCGGACGACGACAATGACGGCGTGAGCGACGCGGGCGACAACTGCTCCTTCGTCGCGAACAGCAGCCAGTCGAACTTCGACGGTGACACGCAGGGTGATACCTGCGATGCGGACGACGACAACGACGGCGTCGGTGACACCGCCGATATCTGCGCGGTGACGGTGTTGGGCTCCCCGTTCATCGACCCGGCGACCGGCTGCTCCCTCGCACAGCTCTGCCCGTGCGCCGGCCCGCGCGGTTCGTCGGTGGCGTGGAAGAACCATGGCCAGTACGTCTCGTGTGTCGCGCAGTCGAGCCAGTCGCTGGTCAAGCTGGCCCTCATGACCGAGGCGCAGAAGAGCGAGGCCACTTCGACCGCCGGTCAGTCGAGCTGCGGCGGCCGGTAG
- a CDS encoding NlpC/P60 family protein yields the protein MHPRIAITRRGMSRALPWLIASLQLVPVSARALGREEVMAEAARFAQHPWEMRAANQKGTCPGEYRSDHALGKQIGVPYAWGGSMDLAEFDRRIGAGQAAGSHSGDGILTCVAGVDCSGFISRVWRLAKRESTSTLGTVTRPITLEELLPGDALNKAGKHVVLFAGTRADGKPIIYEASGSASRVRMATPSWSYLAGYVPIRYPGIEDTPAVASAAPAPAPAAPPTATTAPQVVLASATPAARGPATARLSLRYGVDVGFTPASEDAQSMGPDYLAAGPKGTVALYDRVRRRVLVLGREGVRGAFDAGLADGLGFTRQGELIVMDGTRHQLRLHRISGELLRTVDIPREGLLGALTLDDGVLLATSPEGEQKVIAELVNGKPQRPRKSVDLSQQQVLRWKEGVGGGRIAEVGGETLTLPEKARVSARRLGTWIELVIATSDAGGTRVEVKRTLRRRGQVVTLPDATRGAYTPIADLAVDPDGAIVYLEPGAQEVSLTWLDAG from the coding sequence TTGCATCCACGAATCGCAATCACGCGTCGCGGCATGTCGCGCGCCTTGCCATGGCTCATCGCCTCGCTCCAGCTCGTGCCCGTGTCCGCGCGGGCCCTGGGCCGGGAGGAGGTGATGGCGGAGGCCGCCCGGTTCGCGCAGCACCCCTGGGAGATGCGCGCCGCCAACCAGAAGGGGACCTGCCCGGGGGAGTACCGCAGTGACCATGCCCTCGGGAAACAGATCGGTGTCCCCTATGCCTGGGGCGGCTCGATGGACCTGGCCGAGTTCGATCGGCGCATCGGCGCGGGGCAGGCCGCTGGCAGCCACAGCGGCGACGGCATCCTGACGTGTGTCGCGGGAGTCGACTGCTCGGGCTTCATCTCCCGGGTGTGGCGGCTCGCGAAACGCGAGTCCACTTCCACCCTCGGCACCGTGACCCGCCCCATCACGCTCGAGGAGTTGCTGCCCGGCGATGCCCTCAACAAGGCGGGCAAGCACGTCGTGCTCTTCGCCGGGACCCGTGCCGATGGCAAGCCGATCATCTACGAGGCCTCCGGCAGCGCCTCACGCGTGCGGATGGCGACTCCGAGCTGGTCGTATCTCGCCGGCTATGTGCCCATCCGGTACCCGGGCATCGAGGACACGCCCGCGGTGGCCTCCGCGGCGCCTGCTCCGGCGCCCGCGGCTCCTCCCACGGCCACCACCGCGCCCCAGGTGGTTCTGGCCTCGGCCACCCCCGCGGCCCGTGGGCCGGCCACTGCCCGGCTCTCGCTGCGCTACGGTGTCGACGTGGGCTTCACGCCCGCGTCGGAGGACGCGCAGTCCATGGGCCCCGACTACCTGGCGGCGGGTCCGAAGGGGACCGTCGCCCTCTATGACCGGGTCCGCCGCCGGGTCTTGGTCCTCGGACGGGAAGGGGTGCGCGGCGCCTTCGATGCCGGGCTCGCCGATGGCCTGGGCTTCACCCGGCAGGGCGAGCTCATCGTCATGGATGGCACCCGGCACCAGCTTCGTCTCCACCGCATCAGTGGGGAGCTGCTGCGCACCGTCGACATCCCGCGCGAGGGCCTCCTGGGAGCGCTCACTCTCGATGACGGCGTCCTCCTCGCCACTTCACCGGAGGGCGAGCAGAAGGTCATCGCCGAGCTGGTCAACGGAAAGCCGCAGCGGCCGCGCAAGAGCGTGGACCTCTCCCAGCAGCAGGTGTTGCGCTGGAAGGAGGGTGTCGGGGGAGGGCGGATCGCGGAGGTAGGCGGTGAGACCCTCACCCTTCCGGAAAAGGCCCGCGTCTCGGCCCGGCGGCTCGGGACGTGGATCGAGCTGGTGATTGCCACCAGCGATGCGGGAGGGACCCGGGTCGAGGTGAAGCGCACCCTGCGCCGGCGGGGACAGGTGGTGACCCTCCCCGATGCCACGCGCGGCGCCTACACGCCGATCGCCGACCTGGCCGTCGACCCGGACGGCGCCATCGTCTACCTCGAGCCCGGAGCCCAGGAGGTCTCCCTGACCTGGCTCGATGCCGGATGA
- a CDS encoding response regulator transcription factor, producing MSSNTGPILVVEDDPPIAAGLVRGLKLAGFQVTLATDGRLALEAAERERPVLVVLDLNLPERDGFELLEAWRTRLRVPIIVLTARQELEARLRSFGLGAADYLSKPFWMEELVARIRARLRLVDEGPRRVLRWDDITLDLEARVVSREGLGPLSFTRHEFDVLLYLAERPGRSLTREQIGTQALPANEDRDERTVDSHIARIRKKLGPAGGRLKTAWGIGYRFEPPERAP from the coding sequence ATGAGCAGCAACACCGGTCCCATCCTGGTCGTGGAGGATGATCCCCCCATCGCCGCCGGCCTCGTGCGCGGGCTGAAGCTGGCGGGTTTCCAGGTGACGCTCGCGACGGACGGACGGCTCGCGCTCGAAGCGGCGGAGCGGGAGCGGCCCGTCCTGGTGGTGCTCGATCTCAACCTTCCGGAGCGGGATGGTTTCGAGCTGCTCGAGGCCTGGCGGACGCGGCTGCGCGTTCCCATCATCGTCCTCACCGCGCGCCAGGAGCTCGAGGCCCGGTTGCGCTCCTTCGGCCTGGGGGCCGCGGACTACCTCTCCAAGCCCTTCTGGATGGAGGAGCTGGTCGCTCGCATCCGGGCGCGGCTGCGACTCGTGGACGAGGGCCCGCGGCGCGTGCTGCGCTGGGACGACATCACCCTGGACCTGGAGGCCCGGGTGGTGAGCCGCGAGGGACTGGGCCCGCTCTCGTTCACGCGCCACGAGTTCGATGTGCTGCTCTACCTCGCCGAGCGCCCGGGCCGCTCCCTCACCCGGGAGCAGATCGGCACCCAGGCGCTGCCCGCCAACGAGGATCGGGACGAGCGGACGGTGGACTCCCACATCGCGAGGATCCGCAAGAAGCTCGGGCCGGCGGGAGGGCGCCTCAAGACGGCCTGGGGAATTGGCTACCGCTTCGAGCCGCCGGAGCGCGCACCATGA